In Oncorhynchus tshawytscha isolate Ot180627B linkage group LG06, Otsh_v2.0, whole genome shotgun sequence, the following are encoded in one genomic region:
- the LOC112252460 gene encoding calumenin-B, whose product MELRPLVMCFALCVVYAFSKPTIEKKDRVHHDDPLSNRDHEDAENFDYDHEAFLGQDEAKTFDQLTPEESKERLGMLVEHIDEDKDGYVSVEEMRKWIKHSQKRWIYDDVDRQWKGHDHNGDGLVSWEEYKNATYGYILDDPDPEDGFSYRQMISRDERRFKMSDLDADLKANKEEFTAFLHPEEYDHMKDIVVLETMEDIDKNGDGFIDLEEYIGDMYNQEGDPSEPEWVRTEREQFTEFRDTNKDGRMDKEETKDWILPSDYDHAEAEAKHLVYESDNDKDGKLTKAEIVEKYDLFVGSQATDFGEALARHDEF is encoded by the exons ATGGAGCTGCGGCCGTTGGTCATGTGCTTTGCGCTGTGCGTGGTCTATGCCTTTAGTAAACCCACCATCGAGAAAAAGGACCGCGTCCACCATGACGACCCGCTTAGCAACCGCGACCATGAAGATGCAGAGAACTTTGATTACGACCACGAGGCGTTTCTAGGACAGGACGAGGCCAAGACCTTCGATCAGCTCACACCAGAGGAGAGCAAGGAGAGACTTGG TATGTTGGTAGAGCATATAGATGAGGACAAGGATGGGTATGTGTCAGTAGAGGAGATGAGAAAGTGGATCAAACACAGTCAGAAGAGGTGGATCTATGACGACGTGGACCGCCAGTGGAAAGGTCATGACCATAATGGAGATGGACTTGTGTCCTGGGAGGAGTACAAGAATGCTACATATGGATACATACTGG ATGATCCAGACCCAGAGGATGGCTTCAgctacagacagatgatttcacgcGATGAGAGGAGGTTCAAAATGTCTGACCTGGATGCTGACCTGAAGGCCAATAAAGAGGAGTTTACAGCCTTCCTCCATCCTGAGGAGTACGACCATATGAAGGATATAGTTGTACTG GAGACCATGGAGGACATTGATAAGAACGGAGACGGCTTTATAGACCTTGAGGAGTACATAG GTGACATGTATAACCAAGAGGGGGATCCGTCAGAGCCAGAGTGGGTGAGGACCGAGAGAGAACAGTTTACGGAGTTCAGAGACACAAACAAAGATGGCCGCATGGACAAGGAGGAGACCAAAGACTGGATCCTGCCTTCAGACTATGACCACGCAGAGGCAGAAGCCAAACACTTGGTCTACGAGTCAGATAatgacaag GATGGCAAACTGACTAAGGCAGAGATCGTTGAGAAGTATGACCTCTTCGTTGGTAGCCAGGCTACTGACTTTGGAGAAGCCTTGGCAAGACACGATGAATTCTAA